In the Helianthus annuus cultivar XRQ/B chromosome 11, HanXRQr2.0-SUNRISE, whole genome shotgun sequence genome, one interval contains:
- the LOC110889454 gene encoding LEAF RUST 10 DISEASE-RESISTANCE LOCUS RECEPTOR-LIKE PROTEIN KINASE-like 2.5: MKPRPDPSPATLAITVVLAIIISFPVARCQDTSPYDICGQSVQCGEIEIVYPFWLSGRPQHCGHLDFQLSCRSDVPMVRLGPVDYRVLKTDSSIHTVTVARNDLWTNNCPQPLYNTTYNTTLFNGNNFGQEEVSLYYGCQGILGASPLDAGYRFSCDVNQTQSDSYFYRTSLINNDTTNSSFLVQCNSHITVPVDQSWVNRVGPASVSDLRQALQDGFKLRWTAYNDECDRCDRSGGRCGSNSTSPDQFVCYCASGNFSATCNNVSVENGGGGSKSSSLGIVLGIVGAVIAVVGIGCGIFVCQQRKKTRPIKEWVKVFYQNPSSPVSPKGPEAANDNIEIFIRNYGNLAPKRYKYSEIEKMTNSFLEKLGHGGYGSVYKGQLPNGHLVAVKLLSEATGNGEDFINEVASIGRTSHVNIVTLLGFCFEGKKRALLYKFMPNGSLDKFLRGDGSHLDWNTLFQIAKGIARGLEYLHKGCNTRIVHFDIKPHNILLDEEFVPKISDFGLAKLCKTKESIVSVMGARGTAGYMAPEVFFKSLGGASHKSDVYSYGMMVLEMTGARKHNNTSVNSTSEAYFPDWVYKQVEVGGDLEDYGVTSEEEEELARKMMIVSLWCIQSNPSDRPSISKVVEMLEGSFELLQVPPRRFEPSPARPFQRTPTSSIQSSSFERISTVQGKISLPFSHEAS, translated from the exons ATGAAACCCCGTCCAGACCCCAGCCCCGCAACACTTGCCATAACGGTGGTCCTAGCCATCATTATCTCTTTTCCAGTCGCTCGTTGCCAGGACACTAGTCCATACGATATATGTGGCCAGTCGGTCCAGTGTGGAGAAATTGAAATCGTGTACCCTTTTTGGCTGTCAGGCAGGCCACAACATTGCGGCCACCTGGATTTTCAGCTATCCTGCCGATCTGATGTTCCTATGGTCCGTTTAGGGCCAGTAGACTATCGGGTCCTAAAAACTGACAGCAGTATACACACGGTCACTGTTGCTAGAAATGATCTATGGACCAACAATTGCCCTCAACCTCTTTACAACACCACCTATAACACTACACTTTTCAACGGCAATAATTTTGGCCAGGAGGAAGTATCTTTGTACTACGGATGCCAAGGTATATTAGGTGCGAGTCCGTTGGATGCTGGTTATCGGTTCAGTTGCGATGTGAATCAGACCCAAAGTGATAGTTATTTCTATAGAACCAGTTTAATCAACAATGATACTACGAATAGCAGTTTTTTGGTGCAATGCAACAGTCATATTACTGTACCAGTGGATCAGTCTTGGGTAAATCGAGTAGGACCTGCTTCCGTGAGTGATTTGAGACAAGCTTTGCAGGATGGTTTCAAGCTACGGTGGACGGCGTATAACGACGAGTGTGATCGGTGTGATCGGTCCGGTGGTAGATGTGGGTCTAACTCAACTTCACCTGATCAGTTTGTTTGCTACTGTGCTAGCGGGAACTTCTCTGCAACTTGTAACAACGTTTCCGTGGAAAATGGAGGAG GGGGTTCAAAGAGTAGTTCTCTGGGTATAG TACTTGGAATCGTTGGAGCAGTTATTGCTGTTGTTGGCATTGGATGTGGAATCTTTGTTTGCCAACAAAGAAAAAAAACGCGCCCAATCAAAGAATGGGTCAAGGTATTTTATCAAAACCCGAGTTCACCTGTCTCTCCTAAAGGACCTGAAGCTGCAAATGATAATATAGAAATATTCATAAGGAATTATGGAAATTTGGCACCAAAAAGATACAAGTATTCAGAAATCGAGAAAATGACAAACTCGTTCCTAGAGAAACTGGGACACGGAGGATATGGAAGTGTTTACAAAGGACAACTACCTAATGGGCATCTAGTTGCAGTGAAGCTCTTGAGTGAAGCGACGGGAAATGGAGAAGATTTCATTAATGAAGTTGCGAGCATCGGTAGAACTTCTCATGTCAACATAGTCACTCTGTTAGGTTTCTGCTTTGAAGGAAAGAAAAGAGCCCTGTTGTATAAGTTCATGCCAAACGGATCCTTGGATAAGTTTCTACGTGGTGATGGCTCCCATTTGGACTGGAACACATTGTTCCAAATCGCAAAAGGGATTGCAAGAGGTCTAGAGTACCTTCACAAAGGTTGTAACACAAGAATTGTGCACTTTGACATAAAACCTCACAACATCCTTTTGGATGAAGAATTTGTCCCAAAAATATCTGATTTTGGACTAGCTAAGTTGTGCAAGACAAAAGAAAGTATTGTGTCTGTAATGGGTGCAAGAGGTACTGCCGGATACATGGCACCTGAAGTATTTTTCAAGAGTCTTGGAGGTGCATCTCACAAGTCTGATGTGTATAGCTACGGGATGATGGTTCTTGAAATGACGGGTGCACGTAAGCACAATAACACTAGCGTGAATAGCACAAGTGAAGCATACTTTCCAGATTGGGTATACAAGCAAGTAGAAGTTGGAGGCGATTTAGAGGACTATGGGGTGACAAGTGAAGAGGAAGAGGAATTAGCTAGGAAGATGATGATAGTGAGCCTTTGGTGCATTCAGTCTAATCCATCAGATCGGCCATCTATAAGTAAAGTTGTGGAGATGTTAGAAGGAAGCTTCGAGTTATTGCAAGTTCCCCCTAGACGCTTCGAGCCATCTCCCGCAAGGCCTTTTCAACGCACTCCCACCTCATCCATTCAGAGTTCAAGCTTTGAGAGAATATCAACTGTGCAGGGAAAGATATCTCTACCTTTCTCTCATGAAGCCAGCTAG